In Pseudorca crassidens isolate mPseCra1 chromosome 17, mPseCra1.hap1, whole genome shotgun sequence, the DNA window CAAAAGCCTTTCTTTAGGCTGAAAAGAGCTTGCTCGTTCCAAGACCAGCAGTAACTTTCAGGGTCGCTGAAGCTCCTCGGCTGGGCTGCAGAGGACAGCTGATGGAGACTTTCCTTGTCCTCAAGGAGAGAGTCAGTGTTGATGGGGGTGGAGTTGTTTGAAGGTAGGAAAATGGTGGAGGAAAAAGAGGGCTCTAAAGTTTTACCCTGAGCCCCTCACTGAGTGATGGTACCATTTATTGCTGTTTAGGACTGAGGGGTGAATAGCTTGGAAATCGGTGTAGGAAGATCAGAGACTTTTATTTTGGCTGGGCTTGAGTTTCCCATTAGGTAGGCATGTGGGTGTCACCCTGCTGCACGAGCTAGGAGGATGGGTGAGGAGGCGCTGGGACTGGGCCTGTGATCCACCAGCTCAGAGCTGGACCACGAGCAGAGGCAGGGCCGAGAAGTGGGGGGACAGCAGTGTGCGGTGTGCAAGACCGGACTTTGGAGAAGGCGGGAGCgctgagctccctgagggctgCCGAGACCCTGAGGAAGAGCGGTGAGCGCGGCCGTGGTTGGCCCAGCGTGTATCATGGCTTTGGAGACCAATAAGTAAAGTTCTTTGCCAAAAATGAGCTTTAGAACTTTACCATAGTAGACTTCTTGGTTTAATTTGCTTTctaaatgaatttatttcataGGAACCTGGgagagatttcattttattttcagggTTATTTTACCCTCTTGCAACCCATGTGGTTTTGTGGtcttttggggtgtttttttttaattgaattttatttatttacttttggctgcgttgggtcttcgttgctgcgcgcgggctttctcgagttgtgttgagcggggactactcttccatgcggtgtgcgggcttctcattgcggtggcttctctttgttgcagagcacgggctctaggcgcgtgggcgttagtagttgtagcatgtgggcttagtagttgtggcatgcaggctctagagcacaggctcagtagttgcaggcacgggcttagttgttccgcggcatgtgggatcttcccgaaccagggcttgaacccatgacccctgcattggcaggaggattcttaaccactgtgccaccagggaagccctggggtggttttgagaattaaatgaagtagtgtttataaagtgcttagcaggTAATAATGGCTTAGTAAAGAATAGTGTTGGGATTTGGGGAAGGTCAGTAAATTACACCTGTTTCCCCTGCTCAAGTTCTTAACAGTGGAGAGGTGGACTTGGGGACTAGGTAGCTAGGAATTGAAATGGAATACGATGTGTGGAGAATAAGAACACGTTCGCTTTTctgttaaaataagttaaaataggTTTCTGTGTAGAgaacattatttcattaattatagggaataaaaatgtgaaagaatgttagcacaaaaaaaccctaaaaaataCACGTGCAAATCCTTTGCCGAACGTATTTTGTAGCTATGAAATTGCTCATGTCAGCAGTtactaaaatgtatttataacttTTCCTCGGGTTCATCACAAATTTTTATTCAACTTAaagtcatatttctttttctttctttggtataagacattataaaaataaatttcacagcAGGCCCTTTAGAAGGGGTGAAGGAAAAACTCTACACCAACTAAAGGAAAACTCTGTTTCCTTTATACACCACCTGCCGAATCCTCCTGTCGTCCAGACCTGTGGGGTCTCCTCCTTGAGCAATCCTGCAGTCCTCTGCGGACCCCAGCGAGCTAGACTGTGGTCTGGTGCAGTTGTGGTGCTCGCCGGTGCTAGCACAGACCCCGCAGGCTGCAGGCTCTGTCCTCCTCCAGCTTCTCACAGGCTGCTTGTGAATCAGGCCCCCATGACCCCTCCTAGAGTTCGATAATTTGCTGGAGCGGCTCCCAGAATGCAGGAGAACAGATTACTCATTAGATTAACTGGGGAACAGCCGGATGGGAGTGATGCCCAGGGCGGGGTGTGTGGGCGGATGCGGACGTCCACGCCCTCTCTGCGcgcaccaccctcccagcacctccagtTGTTCACCAGCCCAGAAGCTCCCCGAGCCCTTTCCATTAGGGCCTTCTATGGAGGTTCGATTGATTAAATCATCGACTCTCGGTGATTAACTCAACCTCTAGCCCCTTTCCTGTCTCTGGAGGGGTAGCCTGAAAGTTCCATTTCTCCAATCCCATGGTTGGTGTGCCCGACAGCCAGCCAAGCACCTTGAAGGGCTTAGTGAAAGTCACCCCGTAACATCAAGTCACGTGTGGTTGAAGGGAGCCTCTCATGAACACTAAAAAGCACTGCTTTTCACTTTGatgctctcatcacttaggaaattccacgtgttttaggagctctgtgtcaggaagggGAAGCCAAATGTACATTTCTTATAAATCTCAGTATCACAGAGGTCAGGAGATTTCATGAACTGTTGAACTGCACCACACTGAGCCATATGAAGTTGCGGTTTTGTAGGTTAAAAATGGGGTTTGACCTAAATCCAGTGCCCTTTTCAGTCTTacttaacaaataaaaatgaaagtgctGACTGCTAGGTTCCTATAAAATCTACATAGAGACCACCTTTTGGGAAACAAATAGAGCTGACGTGTGTGTCAGAGATAaccttcattgtagttttggccTGAAAGCTTCAATTCACAGTAAAATTTTATAGCAGTCAGGACTAGTGTTGTCTGTCTGGTCCATTGAATCCTTCTCGTGACTAGAAGCATTAGGAACAAGGAGGTTGCAGTACAGAAAAATACTGGGATTTTTGAATAAGTAGGGCTGAGAATTGTCTAAAAGTGTTCGTATTATCAGAAAAACGTTTAAATGAGGCTCTTGTGGGTGCTACTTCAGGACCTGTGAGTGTTAGAAGCGACTGAATGGAGCCAGGTCTGAATCCTTTTCCAGTCCGGGTCCGTCGGTGCTTCTGCAGTCGGGCTGTCCCGGCGGTCGTCGTGGTGATCGTGTCCCTGGAGGAGCAGGCAGTGCTGGCAGAGGAGGAGGACAGTGGACGTGTTGGGAGAGCGCCCGGGGTGTGGGCGGGTCACACCCACAGGGACGCCCGAGAAGTCTAAGTACTCCTTCTCTTCATTGTAGCTTCTGAAGCTCTGTCCCCGCTTGTTCTCTACCCCGCTTCCTGCAGTGGTCCCTTGACCTCCGGCCTCCCTCCCGCTGGCGCGCCCCGCGGGGGCCGTCCTGGCCTTTGGGGCTGATGACCCCATGACTCCCGTCTGCAGCCGGGCCTTGCCCCCAGCCCGGCGCTGGAGCGACTGCCGCGGCTGGAAAGGGCCAGCACGTCGCGTGGCCTCTGGGCCCCGAGCACCTTGCCGGCCCCTCCCCGCTTGCCTCGCCCGGCACTGACTGGCTGCCCCATGTGAAAGGCCCACGGGGTGGCGGCAGCGCCCAGACCTCCATTTAGGACACACAGCGCGAGCAAAGCAAATCTTTATCTTCTCCTCCCCGAACTGTGCTTTCTCTTGGTCACGTGGGTAATCAGCGTTACATCTGCCTCGCCGCTCGGGCCAAAGACTCTGCGCCCAGTCCCCGTCCGTCCTGTCTTCACAGCAGAACTCAGGCTTGTCCCCTCTCTCCGCCCCAGCGTGGTCCTGTCTCATGCCGGCCCCTGGCACGCCCGCTCCTTCCCTTGCCAGCCGCCACCCCACAGAGGGGCCGGGCCGTGCTCTTCCATTTTGGGTTTCAGTAGAGAGTCTGAAGAAAAGGTTTTGTAGCAGGCCAGGAAGTATGTGCTAAGGGATCTTGGAATTGGTCTAAAATACCTCCTGCCTGGAGTTTTATGAAAGACCACATCTCCCGCTGCACGATGTGCCCAGCTTGTGACTGGGCAGAGCCCCGGGCACTAGGGCAGGAGGGAAGCACCCAGGACAGGATGTGTACCCTCAGGCcctttgtggggggggggtgaggaAGGGCCCCAGGCCTCTTTCCTACCCCCCGCCCCCAAGGGCTCACAGCTGAGGGCAAAGAGCGGCCACATACACATTCGGATAAGTGACATGATCACAGGAAGGTTGGGAAGGAGGTAGCTAAGAACAAGTACCAAAAGTAAGGGGAGAAGTGATGAAGGCTTTCTTGTGCTGTTGAACTGAGGAgggctgtgttttgttttgttaggtATTTGAGAAGAATCCTTGATAAGGGTTTTATTCCCACAGGGGTGGAAACTAGGAAGAACGGATTTCAGGTGGGGACCTGAGAATTTTCTTTGTCTGGGTGCAATGCACTGGAGGAGGCCACCAAGAGGGGCGTGTGGCGCTAGGTCTTAACACCTGCGCGCCGGTGGGAAGCAGGAGTGAAGCAGACAGGGCCTGTTCCGACTCTCCCCGTGCGCTAGATAGAAGCGAGCGTCAGCAGCTTAGGTCTGTGGTGTTTCGGGGCTGCTAAAGTGTGCGCCGTGATTTCTGGGGGCCCTTTACCTGTGAACCAGTTCTGCCTGTTGATTTACAGAAAGATGGAAACTGCGTGTGCATGCGTGTAACAGTCTAGAGCTCAGACTGAGGCAGCTGTTCAAACAGTGCCTTCATTTGAGGTTTTGAAACAGGTCCTTCACATACTTTTCAACATCAGAAAGTACAGAAGATGTGTAGGGTAAAAGCTCTTCTCTTCTTGTCCCCTAACTGCTTAATTCACGTGCGCTCCAGCCGTTGTAAGTTATTTATCCTCCCCGAGAGGGTTTATGCTCATACCTGGGGATGCGCACATGTCCGTACACACAGACTCCGGTGCCGTCCGCTGTCCTCAGTACTGCAgtggtctggcacatagtaggcgcaCTTCCTAAAATCTGTGTTAGATGAACGTCAGTTTTTTGTGTCCTGTCTCCTAATATTCACTAAGAAGTGAACAGTATGTAACgttttactttttatgttttcCGTGTGTTTTTAGCCCCCTGTGCTGTCAGGAATCTGCAGGACTTGGCTCGTATTTACATTCGACGCACACTTAGAAATTTCATCAATGATGAGATGCAGGCCAAGGGCGTTCCTCAGAGGGCTCCgcccaaaaggaaaaggaagagggtcAAGCAGAGGATTAACACTTACGTCTTTGTGGGGAATCAGCTCATCCCTCAGCCTCTGGACAgcgaggaggaggagaagatggAAGAGGATAACGCGGGGGAGGAGACGGGCCGCGGCGCCGCCCGCGAGCAGGAGACGCCGCCCCAGAACTTGCTGAGGGAGAAGATCATGAGGCTCCCCCTGCCCGAGGCTCTAAAAGCGTACTTGACGTACTTTAGGGAGAAGTAACTTAGAGCAAGAAGGAAGAACGCCTACTGATAACTCCTTTAGTCTTGAAAATGTAGCATTGTTAGACGTTAAAAGagaattctttctttcatcagagtgAATTTTTAGTGGAAAAAGTATAACTTGTTTCTGTCTTGGTAATAAAAATGATGTATTCTGTGATTAAAAAGAAtcccttttataaaatatatttttctttaaatcttgttAAAATTGCTGTTTTAACTTGGAGCGACTTCAAGAGTGGAATGTAACAGTAGTCAAGACTGGGTCCTTCAGACCCTCATCTGGTTCGTTACAGACTAGTAGTGGTGAGGGTTAGATTTAATCTTCCATAAGGGGAAATAATCAGGAAGCATATATGTAGTCTGATTCCAATTGCAGCCATTTGCATTTCCTCCATGAAACCTTTATCTAACAAGGAAATCAGAAGCTTTGTGTGTTGCAGTCACTATTGCTGAGTTGCTGTAGGTCTGTTCCGGGCAATGTATGAGTGCAATAACGATGCAGATACGGAGTAACGTAGCTTTAAAAAGCCTCCTTTCAGGGAGTTCAACAGCACTGCTACTCTTGCTCTTAAATCTGTTGCCAAGACATGGGGAAAACATCTGCTTCTCTCATAGAGATTTTAGGAGCATGTCAAGTGAATATTAAAGTAAAACGTATATACTTAATACAACTCTTAGTTTGGGTGGACCCTTTacattttcagtatttaaaaatgatGAGGTTATCTTACTCTGAAGTTTTAGAAGATAGTATATTTAGGACGGTTTTCCCTGTAGTCCACTGTATAAAGTATTTGCTTTAAGAGAGTCTGTTGTTCTACGCGACTGTTGATGGCTCATCGGTGAATCGGCCTGAGTGGGCTGGTCACAGGTGCACTTTAGCAAAGGAAACTCCTGGTTCATTGGCAGGTTCATCCTTGACAAGCAGGGCTGCGCCAGCCTGCATTTGCTTTGAAATTCATCTTTGTAGCATAGGAAGTAGTCACAGAAATTATATGTAGGTgaccttttctttgaaaattcgGAATCATAGTGTAATCTTTGGGACCTACACCGGGCTCATTTAATTTCTtcccatgtttttattttgttcttgtttcttgtggtaaaGTAacagtgattttcatttttttgattaaTATCCCATACTACTGTATTCATTATTTGAATGTCAGTAGTGAAACAGGTGGTAAATGCCGTTATtagtgtttcttttcttcctactAGGGCATGAAGAGTCATGCCTTGTTTAAGAAAGTATACAGTGTAGCATATTTACTATTTAGTGTTCCgtggattatatattttttagaaggGAAAATTTGAGAGTATCACTTATCACCACCAGCATCACTGTTACAACTGTTGAACAAGTATGCTTGAGGAAACGCAATCGATGTGTAGTGGAAGGATTATTATGTCTCTGCAAAGATTCAACCGTTAGatgaatggtttaaaaaaaatctcagctctGGTAATTCCACACATGTAAAAACAACTGTTTGAAATAGTCTAAGCATGAATCATCCCAGGTAAATCAGGATATTTTAGTAATGTGAAAGATAATTTCGTGGAAGCTGTTCGTTTTTTACCATTGACTGGGCTTGGGGGTATCTCCACAATTTTTCTTAGGCGATTACTAAGCTGTTATTGTTAAGAAATGCCCCATTCATTtctagcaaggaaaaaaaaatagtttcatgCTATTGTCACGTTAGAaatgttccttttattttgaaatcagtGTCCATTTTAGAAGTTTAATTTGGGGCTCCTGGTGCCCACATATTTTTTATCTAGCCGCCCCCCCACCAGCTTTGTTGTTTTCGGGGCAAGTGTTCAGATAACGTCAACACGACGTTTTCTTAAATCGTGGTGTTAACTATTCATGAGGGACGTTTTTGTTAAGGATATATTTGAAGATGGAGTTTTTCATAGCAGCTTTTATTCTGTTGGCTTTGGCAAAATGTACAGTAGGTTTTCATAATCATTGCCTATTTTTTGTCATTGAAATGtatcttttgtgtttttaaatgcatttatttcacAGTTGTGACTTTACTATTGACTTCAAATAAGGAAgtagaaataaagaatgaaattttaagcAAAAGCCCTTTTATCTATTAATGGGAATATATTAGAATGATTAAGAATATTTtgggtgtttattttttaatgaatcatGTTATATTTGAGTGTGGATAATTGTGCTTTATAGGTGGAGAGGTAGCAAATAAAGATGAAGTAATTCACAATGATGAGCAGTGTATTCATGGGAATTTACAGTGGGGTAATTATTTGTTTTGCGGAGAGAAAGTAGGCCTAGGGAGGGAGCACGACGACTTCCCCCCTCAGTCAGATTGCTGCTTGGAGATGGCTTGAAATAGCACCCAGGATCTGATAGAGCC includes these proteins:
- the PCMTD1 gene encoding protein-L-isoaspartate O-methyltransferase domain-containing protein 1 isoform X2; this encodes MKILLKVGGILVMPVEDQLTQIMRTGQNTWESKNILAVSFAPLVQPSKNDSGKPDSVGLPPCAVRNLQDLARIYIRRTLRNFINDEMQAKGVPQRAPPKRKRKRVKQRINTYVFVGNQLIPQPLDSEEEEKMEEDNAGEETGRGAAREQETPPQNLLREKIMRLPLPEALKAYLTYFREK